In Aquiflexum balticum DSM 16537, a single genomic region encodes these proteins:
- a CDS encoding glycosyltransferase, with protein MKIKILFFIGTLGSGGKERRLLELLTFLSPKNHYELVLVTKKSEVLFKNFFDLNVKWISLKSPKLKLGSFGEFKEIVKSEKPQIIHTWGSKQTLVALYSIIFQQKIKLVNSQITSAPPKITLMERLISRLNFHFSSAVLANSFAGINAFTPPLHKSKVIYNGLNFDRFKDLPNKNEIKKKYGLNKKFTLIMVASFSSNKDYLRFFKVGLELNKLRDDTVFLGVGYYDKENERYYQDCLELTKDYPNLKIIPGCQEIEALVNVCDLGLLFSPNGEGLSNSILEYMTLGRPVIANDAGGTKEIIQNNYNGYLVSDESPEEIAEMINKLLNDPNKMMEMGRRSEERIKSEFSLERMGQEFETVYHSLLR; from the coding sequence ATGAAAATAAAAATTTTGTTTTTTATCGGTACTTTAGGTTCAGGTGGAAAAGAGCGTCGGCTATTGGAATTATTGACCTTTCTGTCCCCAAAAAACCATTATGAACTCGTTTTAGTGACTAAAAAATCAGAAGTTTTGTTTAAGAATTTCTTTGATCTTAATGTAAAGTGGATTTCTTTAAAATCCCCAAAATTGAAATTAGGCTCTTTTGGAGAATTCAAGGAAATTGTGAAAAGTGAAAAACCTCAAATCATCCACACTTGGGGAAGCAAGCAAACTTTGGTTGCTTTATACTCTATTATATTTCAACAAAAAATCAAATTGGTAAATAGTCAAATTACTTCTGCCCCACCCAAAATCACTCTTATGGAAAGATTGATATCAAGGCTAAATTTTCATTTTTCAAGTGCAGTACTTGCTAATTCGTTTGCTGGTATCAATGCCTTTACCCCCCCACTTCATAAATCGAAAGTTATCTATAATGGGCTTAACTTTGATAGATTCAAGGATTTACCAAATAAAAATGAAATTAAGAAAAAGTACGGGTTAAATAAGAAATTCACACTAATTATGGTAGCCTCCTTCTCATCAAACAAAGATTATTTGCGCTTTTTCAAAGTTGGTTTGGAATTGAATAAATTACGGGATGATACAGTTTTTTTGGGAGTTGGGTACTATGATAAAGAAAATGAAAGGTACTATCAAGATTGTTTGGAATTGACAAAGGATTATCCAAATCTAAAAATAATTCCCGGATGTCAGGAAATAGAAGCTCTGGTGAATGTTTGTGATTTGGGATTATTGTTTTCACCCAATGGTGAAGGTCTTTCTAATTCAATTTTGGAATATATGACTCTGGGAAGACCAGTTATTGCCAATGATGCTGGAGGTACAAAGGAGATCATTCAAAATAATTACAATGGCTACTTGGTCAGTGATGAATCACCAGAGGAAATAGCAGAGATGATCAATAAGCTACTAAATGATCCGAATAAAATGATGGAAATGGGTAGAAGATCGGAAGAAAGAATTAAAAGTGAGTTTTCTTTGGAAAGAATGGGTCAAGAATTTGAAACAGTTTATCATTCATTGTTAAGGTAG
- a CDS encoding MBOAT family O-acyltransferase: MKLDSEVNSKRRKTLLILSILINLGFLGFFKYYNFFQESFVDAFTFFGQKLQVDRLNIILPVGISFYTFQTLSYTIDVYKKKFPATLDIIGFYTFVSFFPQLVAGPIERASTLLPQFFNKRTFEYEKISTGLKMILWGLFMKVVVADRLSLFVDEVYSDVVSQSGISLAMATFFFSFQIYCDFAGYSLMAIGTAKMFDFDLMTNFKRPYFATSFKSFWSRWHISLSTWFRDYVYIPLGGSKVSKFKSGFNLFLTFFVSGFWHGANWTFLVWGALHGFYQVIEKYTIKIKLPKGILVLLVFILTNLAWVFFRAPSVSSAMVILKKIILFQGNGFYFGDKGIFLYSVLGIIVLIINDLIEEFRPNWNLLYHKNALVRLISIVLLIVYIISFGVFDQSQFIYFQF, encoded by the coding sequence ATGAAGCTCGACTCAGAAGTTAATTCAAAACGCCGAAAAACCTTATTGATTCTAAGCATTTTGATAAACTTAGGGTTTTTAGGATTTTTTAAGTATTATAATTTCTTCCAGGAAAGTTTTGTTGATGCTTTTACTTTTTTCGGTCAAAAGTTACAAGTCGACAGATTAAATATCATACTTCCGGTAGGGATTAGTTTTTATACTTTTCAAACTTTAAGTTATACAATAGATGTTTATAAAAAGAAATTTCCTGCTACCCTGGATATTATTGGATTTTACACTTTTGTGAGTTTTTTTCCTCAATTAGTTGCAGGTCCAATTGAACGAGCTTCCACATTGCTACCGCAATTTTTTAACAAAAGAACTTTTGAATATGAAAAAATATCCACAGGGCTTAAGATGATTTTATGGGGATTATTTATGAAAGTTGTTGTAGCAGATAGGTTATCTCTATTCGTCGACGAGGTTTACAGTGATGTGGTTTCCCAATCAGGTATTTCCCTGGCAATGGCAACTTTTTTCTTTTCTTTTCAAATATATTGTGATTTTGCGGGGTATTCCTTAATGGCTATTGGTACAGCCAAAATGTTTGATTTTGATTTAATGACAAATTTCAAACGACCTTATTTTGCCACTTCCTTTAAATCTTTCTGGAGTAGGTGGCATATTTCTTTGTCTACATGGTTCCGTGACTATGTATACATCCCCCTTGGGGGAAGTAAAGTAAGTAAGTTTAAATCCGGATTTAATTTATTCCTCACTTTTTTTGTTAGTGGTTTTTGGCATGGAGCAAATTGGACATTTTTGGTTTGGGGAGCTCTCCATGGTTTTTACCAAGTGATTGAAAAATACACAATCAAAATAAAATTGCCGAAAGGTATCCTTGTATTATTGGTTTTTATTTTGACAAATTTGGCATGGGTTTTTTTTCGGGCGCCATCTGTTTCTAGTGCAATGGTGATTTTAAAAAAAATAATCCTTTTCCAAGGTAATGGATTTTATTTTGGTGACAAAGGAATTTTCTTGTATTCAGTTTTAGGAATAATTGTATTAATAATCAATGATTTGATTGAAGAGTTCAGGCCGAATTGGAATTTGTTGTATCATAAAAATGCCTTGGTAAGGTTAATTTCAATTGTCCTATTAATTGTTTATATCATATCTTTTGGGGTTTTCGACCAAAGTCAATTTATTTATTTTCAGTTTTAA
- a CDS encoding GNAT family N-acetyltransferase: MNSRDRKRETVIKIFHGEEAIRLLHEESLQRKWSSLVQQFENSSIFQSPDFVLPWYLEHQNEFSPLLILAFSSDQLVGILTLARKLDHTLGKPCKMLFGAGNNYALYQTWLVLPDFREAFWELGIKQIFKKFPGCSINLKSLPNLDDYVFLSQHKDFKSMTALEKSHNPVLDFEEENFKRIIGKRHFRSKFNRLNRAGEVQFKKLESPDELSSAFGDIFLFYNLRHGAAFNKIPFPNGNIDKQLFLEWFKKGVLHASILYLDGDLIGSVIMLDDFGKTAHLAGLITYSPSHAKFSPGLVHLYLLAQMLKEESFQNLKLSPGYDVYKERFSNTHEEIYELLISASLYQIWRRKLRGNWRRFLLKKGIRPMEIGVQISKKSATLKNKWFNLKNHLFTRKLSQTQIFEKLNQFEEKDFFESKIQYHFNELSTLLMVDDFTFELSRWEFLEDSLKRLEAGYHFVTLVKGNNLLACIWTEKNFKNNSVLKDILKGKEVLTGFFSKNLLIAIKK; encoded by the coding sequence ATGAATAGTAGAGATAGAAAAAGAGAGACTGTTATAAAAATATTTCATGGAGAAGAGGCCATTCGTCTGCTTCATGAAGAATCCTTGCAGAGGAAATGGTCTTCTCTCGTACAACAATTTGAAAATTCCTCAATTTTTCAGTCTCCCGATTTTGTACTTCCTTGGTATTTGGAACATCAAAATGAATTTTCCCCTTTGCTTATTTTGGCCTTTTCTTCTGACCAATTAGTTGGGATCTTAACTTTAGCAAGAAAATTGGATCATACCTTAGGGAAACCCTGTAAAATGCTTTTTGGAGCGGGGAATAATTATGCGCTTTACCAAACCTGGTTGGTATTGCCAGATTTTAGGGAAGCTTTTTGGGAGCTTGGAATTAAACAAATATTCAAGAAGTTTCCAGGTTGTAGCATAAACCTTAAATCCTTGCCAAATTTAGATGATTATGTCTTTTTGTCTCAACATAAAGATTTCAAAAGCATGACAGCACTGGAAAAATCCCATAATCCTGTTTTAGACTTTGAAGAGGAAAATTTTAAAAGAATAATTGGGAAAAGACATTTTAGGTCGAAATTTAATAGGCTGAACCGTGCAGGAGAAGTCCAATTTAAAAAATTGGAATCCCCTGATGAGCTTAGTTCTGCTTTTGGTGATATTTTTTTGTTCTACAATTTACGTCACGGGGCCGCATTCAATAAAATACCTTTTCCAAATGGAAATATCGATAAACAATTATTTTTGGAATGGTTCAAAAAAGGAGTGCTTCATGCGAGTATACTCTATTTGGATGGTGATTTGATCGGTTCGGTGATAATGCTCGACGATTTTGGAAAAACAGCTCATTTGGCCGGATTAATTACTTATTCCCCAAGTCATGCGAAATTTTCTCCAGGTTTGGTGCACCTTTACTTATTGGCACAAATGCTGAAGGAGGAATCGTTTCAAAATTTGAAACTATCTCCAGGATATGATGTCTATAAAGAGCGTTTTTCCAATACCCATGAGGAAATATATGAATTGTTGATCAGTGCTAGTTTATATCAAATTTGGCGGAGAAAATTAAGGGGTAATTGGAGACGATTTTTATTGAAAAAAGGTATTAGACCTATGGAAATTGGGGTACAAATCAGTAAAAAATCAGCTACTCTAAAAAATAAATGGTTCAATTTGAAAAATCATTTGTTTACCAGAAAGCTTTCTCAAACTCAAATTTTCGAGAAATTAAATCAATTTGAGGAGAAAGATTTTTTTGAAAGTAAAATTCAATACCATTTCAATGAGCTTTCGACTTTGCTAATGGTTGATGATTTTACCTTTGAACTCAGCAGATGGGAGTTTTTGGAAGACAGTCTAAAGCGCTTGGAAGCAGGATATCATTTTGTAACTTTGGTTAAAGGAAATAATTTATTGGCTTGTATATGGACTGAGAAAAATTTTAAAAATAACAGTGTATTGAAAGACATTCTGAAAGGTAAAGAAGTTCTAACAGGATTTTTTTCAAAAAATTTATTGATTGCAATTAAGAAATGA
- a CDS encoding polysaccharide deacetylase family protein, protein MEDIIKMLSKKFEMISIEQLEDYYYGKLEGKNYCHITIDDGDNSVYSHLFPLLKKYQVPVSIFVSPKAVITGKNFWFQEIKGYDPVKLLQYYNKYKGTNFQFVNGKQVNALIKSCPIDEIHEIIKNFKKIYQIPDKERRCLTIEQLKELQASDLVGIGAHTLHHPILKNEKEDVVRIEIIESINQLSAILGEEVKYFAYPNGMPEFDFGNREINILKEKKIKLAFSTEGKNFSKNDNPLSIPRRGVTKGSATFVYTKLLLGNSWDTIKQLIKGKQEKYYRVNEGV, encoded by the coding sequence ATGGAAGACATTATAAAAATGCTTTCCAAAAAGTTTGAAATGATAAGCATCGAACAGCTTGAAGATTATTATTATGGAAAATTGGAAGGTAAAAACTATTGCCATATTACGATAGATGATGGGGACAATAGCGTCTATTCACACCTTTTTCCACTTTTAAAGAAATACCAAGTGCCCGTTTCCATATTCGTTTCACCTAAAGCAGTAATTACAGGAAAGAATTTTTGGTTTCAAGAAATTAAGGGTTACGATCCGGTCAAATTGCTTCAATACTATAATAAATATAAGGGGACAAATTTTCAATTTGTAAATGGCAAGCAAGTAAATGCTTTGATAAAATCTTGTCCCATTGACGAAATTCATGAAATAATTAAAAACTTTAAGAAAATTTATCAAATTCCTGACAAAGAAAGGAGATGTCTTACCATTGAACAATTAAAGGAGCTTCAGGCATCAGATTTAGTGGGTATCGGTGCGCATACTTTGCATCATCCAATTTTAAAAAATGAAAAAGAAGATGTTGTCCGAATAGAAATCATTGAATCGATAAATCAGCTCTCGGCAATTTTAGGAGAAGAAGTTAAATATTTTGCATACCCAAATGGAATGCCTGAATTCGATTTCGGAAATAGGGAGATTAATATCCTAAAAGAAAAAAAAATCAAATTGGCATTTTCAACTGAAGGCAAAAATTTTTCCAAAAATGATAATCCATTATCTATTCCAAGAAGGGGTGTCACCAAAGGTTCTGCTACTTTTGTTTACACCAAACTTTTACTGGGGAATTCTTGGGATACAATAAAACAACTGATTAAAGGTAAACAAGAAAAGTATTATAGGGTAAATGAAGGGGTTTAA